The proteins below are encoded in one region of Aquisphaera giovannonii:
- a CDS encoding DUF1501 domain-containing protein: MPTPPRQTLSRRGFLTVGSIGLGSLTLADLLRIQARADLKSYAPIPAKADSVIHIFLPGGISHQETFDPKPFAPVEYRGDMGSIPTKIDGERFSESLPQTAQVADKLTIIRSMTHGEAAHERGTHNMFTGYRPSPALQYPSLGSVISHEYGPRNNLPPYVCVPRQPNVYAGTGYLSSSFSPFSLGADPADAGFRVQDLNLPGDVKEDRFSTRRRALDAVNEHFARKEKSDNIAAMDTFYDRAYSLISSQKAREAFNIAAEPAKVRDEYGRNAAGQRFLMARRLVAAGVRMVTVEYGSWDLHTGIVAGMKGQLPAFDQAYAALIRDLERNGLLDRTLVMVSSEFGRTPKVNKDAGRDHWPKVFSVALAGGGIKKGYIHGASNSTASEPDKDPIGPEDLATTVYNLLGIVADKELMAPGNRPIEIVDGGKVVKELLA; this comes from the coding sequence ATGCCGACGCCACCCCGACAGACGTTGTCCCGCCGCGGCTTCCTCACCGTCGGCTCGATCGGGCTGGGGAGCCTGACACTGGCGGACCTGCTCCGCATCCAGGCCCGGGCCGACCTGAAAAGCTACGCGCCGATCCCGGCCAAGGCGGACTCGGTCATCCACATCTTCCTGCCGGGCGGGATCTCGCATCAGGAAACGTTCGACCCCAAGCCGTTCGCGCCGGTCGAGTACCGCGGCGACATGGGCTCGATCCCGACGAAGATCGACGGGGAGCGGTTCAGCGAGAGCCTGCCGCAGACGGCCCAGGTCGCCGACAAGCTGACGATCATCCGCTCGATGACGCACGGCGAGGCGGCCCACGAGCGCGGCACGCACAACATGTTCACGGGCTACCGGCCCAGCCCGGCGCTGCAGTACCCGAGCCTGGGGAGCGTCATCTCCCACGAGTACGGGCCGAGGAACAACCTGCCGCCCTACGTTTGCGTCCCCCGGCAGCCGAACGTCTACGCCGGCACCGGCTACCTGAGCTCCTCCTTCTCGCCGTTCAGCCTGGGCGCCGACCCGGCCGACGCCGGCTTCCGGGTGCAGGACCTGAACCTGCCCGGCGACGTGAAGGAGGACCGGTTCAGCACCCGCCGGCGCGCCCTCGACGCGGTGAACGAGCACTTCGCCCGCAAGGAGAAGAGCGACAACATCGCGGCGATGGACACGTTCTACGACCGGGCGTATAGCCTGATCAGCTCCCAGAAGGCCCGCGAGGCGTTCAACATCGCCGCCGAGCCGGCGAAGGTCCGCGACGAGTACGGCCGCAACGCCGCCGGCCAGCGATTCCTGATGGCGCGTCGGCTCGTCGCCGCGGGCGTCCGAATGGTGACCGTCGAATACGGCTCGTGGGACCTGCACACCGGGATCGTGGCGGGCATGAAGGGCCAGCTCCCGGCGTTCGACCAGGCGTACGCCGCCCTGATCCGCGACCTGGAGCGCAACGGCCTGCTCGACCGCACGCTCGTCATGGTCTCCAGCGAGTTCGGCCGGACCCCGAAGGTGAACAAGGACGCCGGCCGCGACCACTGGCCGAAGGTCTTCAGCGTCGCCCTCGCCGGCGGGGGAATCAAGAAGGGGTACATCCACGGGGCTTCGAACTCGACCGCGAGCGAGCCCGACAAGGACCCGATCGGCCCGGAGGACCTGGCCACGACCGTCTACAACCTCCTCGGCATCGTCGCCGACAAGGAGCTGATGGCCCCAGGCAATCGGCCGATCGAGATCGTCGACGGCGGCAAGGTCGTCAAGGAGTTGCTCGCCTGA
- a CDS encoding PPC domain-containing protein produces the protein MLRHTPPPRRFAPALLALAAVLALAVPTARAAWPALSALRPTGGQRGTELDVTLSGARLGDAKEIIWYQPGISVLSITKLDDNSVKARLKIAPDAAVGLHDLRLRTATGISELRTFSVGALKEAAEAEPNNDFDKPQPIALNTTVSGVAGNEDVDYYVVEAKKGDRLSAEVEGLRLGITTFDPYVAILNAKRFELASSDDPALTWQDGFASILVPEDGKYIVQVRESAYAGNDSCLYRLHVGNFPRCTAVFPPGGKLGEKVTVRWIGDPAGEATSEVTLPASPVANFGLTRQDAKGISPYPNLFRLSPLANAIEAEPNDGQDKATPITPPVAANGIIEKPGDVDHFAFKGKKGQTYDFRLFGRQLRSPLDSVMYLGKKGAGAAVGDDDALAPDSFFRFTCPEDAEYWFSIQDQLKKGGPDYVYRVEVTPVEPKVAMSTNVEYVTLGTGPMAAAVPRGNRQGMLLIGSRADLGGDLALAIRDLPPGVSVEAPVLAASQAVVPILFTAKADAPLGGSLASVDGMPADGKTKVPSTFGSQAAPVLGQNNVIVWSRTVPSLSVNVTEECPYSIEVIEPKVPLVRNGSMGLRIKATRKPGFKAPISVYLPWNPPGVGSGGGIVIPEGKDEAVIPLNADGGAELRTWKILVQGDSGVASGPIRVSSQLANLTVASPYVGLEFQAASVEQGKEADMAVKVAKLADFPGEASVTLLGLPNKVTTDAKTITKDSKDLVFRLKTDKASPAGNHASLFCQVVVTLNGEPIVHNIGTGALRIDVPLPPKPAAPAPAVAAAPPQPPPAAAAAKPLSRLEKLRLESKQKLAGAGGK, from the coding sequence ATGCTTCGCCACACCCCGCCCCCCCGCAGATTCGCCCCCGCGCTCCTCGCCCTGGCCGCGGTGCTCGCCCTGGCGGTCCCCACCGCCCGGGCCGCCTGGCCGGCCCTGTCCGCCCTGCGGCCGACGGGCGGCCAGCGCGGGACGGAGCTCGACGTCACCCTCTCCGGCGCCCGCCTCGGCGACGCCAAGGAGATCATCTGGTATCAGCCCGGCATCTCCGTGCTGTCGATCACCAAGCTGGACGACAACTCCGTGAAGGCCCGGCTGAAGATCGCCCCCGACGCGGCCGTCGGCCTCCACGACCTGCGGCTCCGGACGGCCACTGGCATCAGCGAGCTCCGGACGTTCAGCGTCGGGGCGCTGAAGGAGGCGGCCGAGGCCGAGCCCAACAACGACTTCGACAAGCCCCAGCCGATCGCGCTGAACACGACCGTCAGCGGCGTCGCCGGCAACGAGGACGTGGACTACTACGTCGTCGAGGCCAAGAAGGGGGACCGGCTCTCGGCCGAGGTCGAGGGCCTGCGGCTGGGGATCACGACGTTCGACCCGTACGTCGCGATCCTCAACGCGAAGCGGTTCGAGCTCGCCTCCAGCGACGATCCGGCCCTGACCTGGCAGGACGGCTTCGCCTCGATCCTGGTCCCCGAGGACGGCAAGTACATCGTCCAGGTCCGCGAGAGCGCCTACGCCGGCAATGACAGCTGCCTCTACCGCCTGCACGTCGGCAACTTCCCCCGCTGCACCGCGGTCTTCCCCCCCGGCGGGAAGCTCGGCGAGAAGGTCACGGTCCGATGGATCGGCGACCCCGCAGGCGAGGCGACGAGCGAGGTGACGCTGCCGGCCTCCCCGGTGGCCAACTTCGGCCTAACCCGCCAGGACGCCAAGGGGATCTCCCCCTACCCGAACCTCTTCCGGCTGAGCCCGCTCGCCAACGCGATCGAGGCCGAGCCCAACGACGGCCAGGATAAGGCCACCCCGATCACGCCGCCGGTCGCCGCCAACGGGATCATCGAGAAGCCCGGCGACGTCGACCACTTCGCGTTCAAGGGGAAGAAGGGGCAGACGTACGACTTCCGCCTCTTCGGGCGCCAGCTCCGCTCGCCCCTGGATTCGGTCATGTACCTGGGCAAGAAGGGGGCGGGGGCGGCCGTCGGGGACGACGACGCCCTGGCGCCCGACAGCTTCTTCCGGTTCACCTGCCCGGAGGACGCGGAATACTGGTTCTCGATCCAGGACCAGCTCAAGAAGGGGGGCCCGGACTACGTCTACCGGGTCGAGGTGACCCCCGTCGAGCCGAAGGTGGCCATGTCCACGAACGTCGAGTACGTCACCCTCGGCACCGGCCCGATGGCGGCCGCCGTGCCCCGCGGCAATCGCCAGGGGATGCTGCTGATCGGCAGCCGGGCGGACCTCGGCGGCGACCTCGCGCTGGCGATCCGCGACCTGCCGCCCGGCGTGAGCGTGGAGGCGCCCGTCCTGGCGGCCAGCCAGGCTGTCGTCCCCATCCTGTTCACCGCGAAGGCCGACGCGCCGCTCGGCGGGTCGCTCGCCTCCGTGGACGGCATGCCGGCCGACGGGAAGACGAAGGTCCCGTCGACGTTCGGGTCGCAGGCGGCGCCGGTGCTCGGCCAGAACAACGTGATCGTCTGGTCGCGGACGGTGCCCAGCCTGTCGGTGAACGTCACCGAGGAATGCCCCTATTCGATCGAGGTCATCGAGCCGAAGGTCCCGCTCGTCCGCAACGGGTCGATGGGGCTCAGGATCAAGGCCACGCGCAAGCCCGGCTTCAAGGCGCCGATCTCGGTCTACCTCCCCTGGAACCCGCCCGGCGTCGGCTCGGGCGGCGGCATCGTCATCCCCGAGGGGAAGGATGAGGCCGTCATCCCGCTCAACGCCGACGGCGGCGCGGAGCTGCGGACCTGGAAGATCCTGGTCCAGGGCGATTCGGGCGTGGCCAGCGGCCCCATCCGCGTCTCGTCCCAGCTCGCCAACCTGACCGTCGCCTCGCCGTACGTGGGGCTCGAGTTCCAGGCCGCCAGCGTCGAGCAGGGGAAGGAGGCGGACATGGCGGTCAAGGTCGCCAAGCTCGCGGACTTCCCCGGCGAGGCCTCGGTCACGCTCCTGGGCCTGCCCAACAAGGTGACCACCGACGCGAAGACGATCACCAAGGACTCGAAGGACCTGGTCTTCCGCCTGAAGACGGACAAGGCCTCCCCGGCGGGCAACCACGCCAGCCTCTTCTGCCAGGTCGTCGTCACCCTGAACGGCGAGCCGATCGTCCACAACATCGGCACCGGCGCGCTGCGGATCGACGTCCCGCTGCCCCCGAAGCCGGCCGCCCCGGCGCCCGCGGTGGCCGCCGCCCCCCCCCAGCCGCCGCCGGCCGCCGCCGCGGCCAAGCCCCTGAGCCGACTCGAGAAGCTGCGACTGGAGTCCAAGCAGAAGCTCGCCGGCGCCGGCGGCAAGTGA
- a CDS encoding glucoamylase family protein, with translation MIARSGEVHAQSTRPSRLTSEDRAQLLQYAGATWRSLDRMTFPTGLPADGLIKEGDGWGTPTLQTSPTNIGAYLWSVLAAERLNLISEEEGHTRTERTLDTLAAIDRHHGFYLNDIDPRTGGVVRTSAHDPTPRRPLVSCVDNGWLAASLVMVSNSRPGLRAKATKLLEAMNFRFFFDPYDAADPVNHPGFLRVGYWADEKSFYGHYGMLNTEARIASYVGIMRKDLPENHYYRLYRTLPGSTPDQEQKPVGQYRDYMGIKVFEGAYTYRGARIVPSWGGSMFEALMVTLFVPEDVWAPRSWGINHPLYVQAQIQHGIEEARYGFWGFSPANCPRGGYEVYGVKALGTDPLGYLSFDVGAPPSPAAPNMPPSKHGVVTPHAAFLALRFAPREAMENLRKMAAKFPVYSQFGFLDSVDVESGIVSGGVLALDQGMIMAAIANELADDAMQHAFSDGQVEKVIRPIIAMEEFSAGKDTQPIVSGSRRPVHAELTSARAK, from the coding sequence ATGATAGCCCGCTCCGGGGAGGTCCACGCCCAGTCCACGCGTCCGAGCCGGCTCACGAGCGAGGACCGCGCCCAGTTGCTGCAATATGCGGGCGCGACGTGGCGGTCCTTGGACCGGATGACGTTCCCGACCGGGCTGCCGGCCGACGGCCTGATCAAGGAGGGCGACGGCTGGGGGACGCCGACGCTCCAGACCTCGCCGACGAACATCGGCGCCTATCTGTGGAGCGTGCTCGCGGCCGAGCGGCTGAACCTGATCAGCGAGGAGGAGGGCCACACGCGGACGGAGCGGACCCTCGACACCCTGGCCGCGATCGACCGCCATCACGGGTTCTACCTCAATGACATCGACCCGAGGACCGGGGGCGTGGTCCGGACCTCCGCCCACGACCCCACGCCCCGGCGGCCGCTGGTCTCCTGCGTGGACAACGGCTGGCTGGCCGCGTCGCTGGTGATGGTGTCCAATTCCAGGCCGGGGCTGCGGGCGAAGGCGACGAAGCTGCTGGAGGCCATGAACTTCCGCTTCTTCTTCGATCCCTACGATGCCGCCGACCCGGTGAATCATCCCGGGTTCCTGCGGGTCGGATACTGGGCCGACGAGAAGAGCTTCTACGGCCATTACGGGATGCTCAACACGGAGGCCAGGATCGCCAGCTACGTCGGGATCATGCGGAAGGACCTGCCGGAGAATCACTACTATCGGCTCTACCGCACCCTGCCGGGCAGCACCCCGGACCAGGAGCAGAAGCCGGTGGGCCAGTACCGGGATTACATGGGCATCAAGGTCTTCGAGGGGGCCTACACCTACCGCGGCGCCCGGATCGTCCCGAGCTGGGGCGGCAGCATGTTCGAGGCCCTGATGGTGACCCTCTTCGTCCCCGAGGACGTCTGGGCGCCCCGGAGTTGGGGCATCAACCATCCGCTCTATGTCCAGGCGCAGATCCAGCACGGGATCGAGGAGGCCCGGTACGGCTTCTGGGGCTTCTCCCCGGCCAACTGCCCGCGCGGGGGATACGAGGTGTACGGCGTCAAGGCCCTCGGCACCGATCCGCTGGGCTACCTGTCCTTCGACGTGGGGGCCCCCCCCTCGCCCGCGGCCCCCAACATGCCGCCGTCGAAGCACGGGGTCGTCACGCCCCACGCCGCGTTCCTGGCCCTCCGGTTCGCGCCCCGCGAGGCGATGGAGAATCTCCGCAAGATGGCGGCGAAGTTCCCCGTCTACAGCCAGTTCGGGTTCCTCGATTCGGTGGACGTCGAGTCGGGCATCGTCTCCGGGGGCGTGCTGGCCCTCGACCAGGGGATGATCATGGCGGCGATCGCCAACGAGCTGGCCGATGACGCCATGCAGCACGCCTTCAGCGACGGCCAGGTGGAGAAGGTCATCCGCCCGATCATCGCGATGGAGGAGTTCTCCGCCGGCAAGGACACCCAGCCCATCGTCTCCGGCTCCCGGAGGCCCGTGCACGCCGAGCTGACCTCCGCCCGGGCGAAGTGA